Proteins from one Gimesia maris genomic window:
- a CDS encoding tetratricopeptide repeat protein yields MSETEEEQPDQLLQGSPALQGERVVFTGTLASMTHQKAGEFVEEHGGQAAQHVSRQTTLLVVGEEGWPLEADGSPSVNLTHAQELIAEGVAIQIIKESDWLALIELREPGVNVDQLYTPAMLTQMLDIPVGTIRRWERQGLIKPARKIYRLPYFSFQEVASVRRLSQLLESGVNPRELESSLQHLGKFFNEIDAPLSQLTLLAQDAQLLLKDERGLIDPRHGQRVFDFGTAETEVPELADEETFEGTIEFTEHLKPAEPVDRSADEWFDEGCQLLDAGEAKPAIEAFRLALLGQPDMPEAHLHLAEALYLDGKAEGALERYYAAVEWDHDYIEAWTQLGCLHNELGDPEAALQAFEIALRVHPDYPDAHLHKAEVLHQLNRVEEAVPHWKIYLDFDEMGPWADLARQRLQEYDDGEDLQFP; encoded by the coding sequence ATGTCTGAGACTGAAGAAGAACAACCTGATCAACTGCTTCAAGGCTCCCCTGCTCTGCAGGGAGAACGCGTGGTGTTTACGGGCACGCTTGCTTCGATGACACATCAGAAGGCGGGCGAGTTCGTCGAGGAGCATGGTGGGCAGGCCGCTCAACATGTGAGTCGACAGACAACGCTGCTGGTAGTGGGCGAAGAGGGGTGGCCGCTGGAAGCGGACGGATCGCCTTCGGTGAATCTGACGCATGCCCAGGAGCTGATTGCCGAGGGTGTTGCGATTCAGATCATCAAGGAATCGGACTGGCTGGCGCTGATTGAGCTCCGCGAGCCGGGCGTGAATGTGGATCAGCTTTATACGCCGGCGATGCTGACGCAGATGCTGGATATACCCGTGGGGACGATTCGCCGCTGGGAACGTCAGGGACTGATCAAGCCGGCGCGGAAGATTTACCGTCTGCCTTATTTTTCCTTTCAGGAAGTGGCGAGCGTACGGCGGCTGTCGCAGTTGCTGGAATCGGGAGTGAATCCGCGGGAGCTGGAAAGCAGCCTGCAGCACCTGGGGAAATTCTTCAACGAGATCGACGCACCGCTCTCTCAATTAACCTTACTGGCACAGGATGCACAGTTGCTGTTGAAAGATGAGCGGGGTCTGATTGATCCGCGGCACGGTCAGCGGGTGTTCGACTTTGGAACTGCAGAGACCGAAGTGCCTGAGCTGGCGGACGAGGAAACGTTCGAGGGAACAATTGAGTTCACAGAGCATCTGAAGCCAGCAGAACCAGTGGACCGGAGTGCGGACGAATGGTTCGACGAAGGCTGCCAGCTGCTGGATGCCGGCGAAGCGAAGCCGGCAATCGAAGCATTTCGTCTGGCGTTATTGGGGCAACCCGATATGCCCGAAGCGCATCTGCATCTGGCGGAGGCGCTGTACCTGGACGGGAAGGCCGAAGGGGCGCTGGAACGCTATTACGCGGCTGTGGAATGGGATCACGATTACATTGAGGCGTGGACGCAACTGGGGTGCCTGCATAATGAGCTGGGGGATCCGGAGGCGGCGCTGCAGGCATTTGAGATCGCACTACGGGTTCACCCCGATTACCCGGATGCGCATCTGCATAAAGCAGAAGTGCTGCATCAGCTGAACCGGGTCGAAGAAGCGGTTCCCCACTGGAAGATCTACCTGGACTTCGATGAGATGGGCCCGTGGGCAGACCTCGCGCGACAGCGTCTGCAGGAATACGACGACGGCGAAGATCTGCAGTTCCCGTAA
- the glyA gene encoding serine hydroxymethyltransferase, whose protein sequence is MSVLESCDPEIWKCIQSEAQRQKNGLELIASENYTSAAIMEAAGSILTNKYAEGLPGRRYYGGCEYVDVVENLARDRACSLFGAEYANVQPHSGSQANMSVYFTVLKPGDTFLAMDLAHGGHLTHGMKLNFSGTLYNPVPYGVREDNHQIDYDQVAKLAREHKPKMIIAGASAYPREIDHPKFAEIAAEVGAVLMVDMAHYSGLVAGGMHNNPVEVADFVTSTTHKTLRGPRSGFVLMKKKYAKDLNREVFPGIQGGPLEHVIAGKAICFQEANTDDFKAYARQIVANARTLAETLMAGGIKLASGGTDNHLMLCDVTAIDLSGKIAEEALDKAGITVNKNMIPYDQRKPLDPSGIRIGTAALTTRGMKEDEMKKVGAWILKVLGAPADEANIETVKGEIAEFAQSYPVPGIA, encoded by the coding sequence ATGTCCGTGCTCGAGTCGTGTGATCCCGAAATCTGGAAGTGTATTCAGTCTGAAGCCCAGCGCCAGAAGAATGGCCTGGAGCTGATCGCCTCTGAAAATTACACCAGCGCCGCCATTATGGAAGCGGCCGGCTCGATCCTCACGAACAAATACGCCGAAGGACTCCCTGGACGTCGTTACTACGGCGGATGCGAATATGTCGACGTCGTCGAAAACCTCGCCCGCGATCGCGCCTGCAGCCTCTTCGGAGCCGAATACGCTAACGTCCAGCCGCACTCCGGTTCCCAGGCCAACATGTCCGTCTACTTCACCGTGCTGAAACCAGGCGACACCTTCCTCGCCATGGACCTCGCACACGGCGGTCACCTCACGCACGGCATGAAATTGAACTTCTCGGGAACCCTCTATAATCCCGTTCCTTACGGCGTGCGTGAAGATAACCACCAGATCGACTACGACCAGGTCGCCAAACTCGCCCGCGAACACAAACCCAAAATGATCATCGCCGGTGCCTCCGCCTACCCGCGTGAAATCGACCACCCCAAGTTCGCCGAAATCGCCGCCGAAGTCGGTGCGGTTCTGATGGTCGACATGGCCCACTATTCCGGTCTCGTCGCCGGCGGCATGCACAACAACCCCGTCGAAGTCGCCGACTTCGTCACCTCCACCACTCACAAAACCCTGCGTGGCCCCCGGTCCGGCTTCGTCCTCATGAAAAAGAAATACGCCAAAGACCTCAACCGCGAAGTCTTCCCCGGCATTCAAGGTGGTCCCCTCGAGCACGTCATCGCCGGCAAAGCGATCTGCTTCCAGGAAGCCAATACCGACGACTTCAAAGCCTATGCCCGACAGATCGTCGCCAATGCCAGAACCCTCGCCGAGACCCTGATGGCAGGCGGCATCAAACTCGCGTCTGGCGGAACCGACAACCACCTCATGCTCTGTGATGTTACCGCGATTGACCTCTCCGGTAAAATCGCCGAAGAAGCACTCGACAAGGCCGGCATCACCGTCAACAAAAACATGATCCCCTACGATCAGCGTAAACCGCTCGATCCCAGCGGCATCCGCATCGGAACCGCCGCCCTCACCACCCGGGGCATGAAAGAAGACGAAATGAAAAAGGTCGGTGCCTGGATCCTCAAAGTCCTCGGTGCTCCCGCAGACGAAGCCAACATCGAAACCGTCAAAGGGGAAATCGCGGAATTCGCCCAGAGCTATCCCGTGCCCGGCATCGCGTAA
- the hisD gene encoding histidinol dehydrogenase yields the protein MTQHSELDITTIDCTRDDATALFSELREKLSPRGNVVSEAGRQRTIELFGEPLSPQEVVERICNDVRDKGRAALLDYSEKLDRKQLTPETMRVSAEELKQAHAKAEPEYLATLRRIRENIIEFQSALLPDDVKVLREAGESRVELRQRYLPLKRVGVCIPGGAAAYPSTLLMTAIPAQTAGVKEIVVVVPPTDFGGYNTDILAACQELGITEIYRVGGAQAVAALAYGVEGIERVDKIVGPGNLFVALAKRHVFGEVDIDSIAGPSEVIVLADETANPAFIASDLISQAEHSPGSGVLITWHAPLIEAVRDALISQLGELPRGDLARQSLLDYGALILARDEDEAARYTDLLAPEHLHISTANPDQQLAKIQNAGAIFMGHYTPVATGDYYAGPSHVLPTGGTARFANGLCAIDFLKRSSVIYYNQQGLKNDAPGITLLAEKEGLTAHAASVTIRLDD from the coding sequence ATGACACAGCACAGCGAACTCGACATCACCACCATCGACTGCACCCGCGACGATGCCACCGCGCTCTTCAGCGAACTCCGCGAAAAGCTCAGCCCGCGCGGCAATGTCGTCTCGGAAGCCGGCCGTCAACGCACGATCGAACTCTTCGGCGAACCCCTCTCGCCGCAGGAAGTCGTCGAACGCATCTGCAACGATGTCCGCGACAAAGGTCGCGCCGCGCTGCTTGATTACTCGGAAAAGCTCGACCGCAAGCAGCTCACCCCCGAGACCATGCGCGTCTCGGCTGAGGAACTCAAACAGGCGCACGCCAAGGCCGAGCCCGAGTACCTCGCCACGCTGCGTCGCATCCGCGAGAACATCATTGAGTTCCAGTCCGCTCTGCTGCCCGACGACGTCAAAGTCCTCCGCGAAGCAGGGGAGTCCCGCGTCGAGCTCCGCCAGCGTTATCTCCCATTGAAACGGGTCGGCGTCTGCATTCCCGGCGGTGCGGCCGCGTATCCGTCCACACTGCTGATGACCGCCATCCCCGCACAGACCGCCGGCGTCAAAGAGATCGTCGTCGTCGTGCCACCCACCGATTTCGGCGGTTACAACACCGACATCCTCGCCGCCTGCCAGGAACTCGGCATCACCGAAATCTACCGGGTCGGCGGTGCCCAGGCCGTCGCCGCACTCGCGTATGGCGTCGAAGGCATCGAACGCGTCGATAAAATTGTTGGCCCCGGTAATCTGTTCGTCGCCCTCGCCAAGCGTCACGTCTTCGGCGAAGTCGACATCGACAGCATCGCCGGCCCCAGTGAAGTCATCGTACTCGCCGACGAAACCGCCAACCCCGCGTTCATCGCCAGCGACCTGATCTCGCAGGCCGAGCACAGCCCCGGTTCCGGCGTCCTCATCACCTGGCACGCGCCACTGATCGAAGCCGTCCGCGATGCACTCATCAGCCAGCTGGGCGAACTCCCGCGCGGCGATCTCGCCCGTCAGAGTCTGCTCGACTACGGCGCGTTGATTCTCGCCCGCGACGAAGACGAAGCCGCCCGCTATACCGATCTCCTGGCTCCCGAGCATCTGCACATCTCGACCGCCAACCCCGATCAGCAGCTCGCCAAAATCCAGAACGCCGGCGCGATCTTCATGGGCCACTACACCCCGGTCGCGACAGGTGACTACTACGCCGGCCCGTCTCATGTGCTCCCCACCGGAGGGACGGCCCGCTTCGCCAACGGTCTGTGTGCGATCGACTTCCTCAAACGGTCCTCGGTGATCTACTACAACCAGCAGGGACTCAAAAACGACGCGCCCGGCATCACGCTGCTCGCCGAAAAAGAAGGCCTCACCGCCCACGCCGCCAGCGTCACCATCCGTCTTGACGACTGA
- the nagB gene encoding glucosamine-6-phosphate deaminase — MAIDISRSVHVTPKSKFVRHTKVPTVIFETSSELAKYVAGVVADLIRKKNKAGSAAILGLPTGSTPLGVYRELIRLHNEERLDFSNVITFNLDEYWPMDPESIHSYHKFMQENFFDHVNVKPENIHIPRGDIPAEEVDLFCEEYERTIEQFGGLDLQLLGIGRSGHIGFNEPGSARNSLTRLVNLDPVTRRDAASGFFGEDNVPHHAITMGVGSILSARKIIIMALGEHKASVVKKAAELEVTDDVSASFLQTHTNSVFVVDSAAAAELTAVKTPWIVGNIEWTPVLEKKAVIWLSREVGKPLLKLEEEDFLHNHLHQMLHKYGSVAQIRESVFDSLLEGICTKPAGIEPQRVIVFSPHPDDDVISMGGTLITLADQGHEVYIAYMTSGNIAVFDHDALRHIDFVCEFHKLFHADDRVVLENLQNLKTSIENKKAGDLDTEEMLGIKGLIRKTEATAGADVAGVPEERLRFLDLPFYRTGQVSKKPIGEEDIAIVADLLREVNPHQIYVAGDLSDPHGTHRVCAEAVINAVNVVADEGIAPEFWMYRGAWEEYEPHEIERAVPLSPEVVLRKREAIFKHESQKDSAFYPGSDKREFWVRAEDRTRNTARVYNELGLPEYFAIEAFKHYHGEL; from the coding sequence ATGGCAATCGATATTTCACGTTCTGTTCATGTTACTCCCAAGTCTAAATTTGTACGACATACGAAAGTACCTACGGTCATTTTCGAAACGTCGTCTGAACTGGCCAAATATGTGGCCGGGGTGGTAGCAGATCTGATTCGAAAGAAAAACAAGGCCGGCAGCGCAGCCATCCTGGGGCTCCCTACCGGTTCGACTCCCCTGGGCGTGTACCGCGAACTGATTCGCCTGCATAACGAGGAACGGCTGGACTTTTCTAACGTGATCACGTTCAACCTGGATGAATACTGGCCGATGGATCCGGAATCGATTCACAGCTATCACAAATTCATGCAGGAGAACTTTTTCGATCATGTGAATGTGAAACCGGAAAATATTCATATTCCCCGCGGTGATATTCCGGCGGAAGAAGTAGACCTGTTCTGTGAAGAGTATGAACGAACCATCGAACAGTTTGGCGGCCTGGATCTGCAACTACTGGGGATTGGACGTTCGGGGCATATCGGATTCAACGAACCGGGAAGTGCCCGCAACAGTCTGACGCGCCTGGTGAATCTGGACCCCGTGACCCGGCGAGATGCTGCGAGTGGCTTTTTTGGCGAAGACAACGTACCCCATCACGCAATCACGATGGGTGTGGGGAGTATTCTGTCCGCCAGGAAAATCATCATTATGGCTCTGGGAGAACATAAAGCTTCCGTTGTCAAAAAAGCGGCTGAACTCGAAGTGACCGATGACGTTTCCGCGAGTTTTCTGCAGACCCATACCAATTCCGTGTTCGTCGTTGACAGTGCGGCCGCTGCAGAACTGACGGCGGTGAAAACTCCCTGGATCGTCGGGAATATTGAATGGACTCCTGTCCTGGAAAAAAAAGCGGTGATCTGGCTCTCTCGAGAAGTGGGAAAGCCACTACTGAAGCTGGAAGAAGAAGACTTTCTGCATAATCACCTGCATCAGATGCTGCATAAATATGGTTCCGTGGCACAGATTCGGGAGAGCGTATTTGATTCTCTGCTGGAAGGAATCTGTACCAAACCAGCGGGCATTGAGCCTCAGCGCGTGATCGTGTTCAGTCCGCATCCTGATGACGATGTGATTTCGATGGGGGGGACACTGATTACCCTGGCCGACCAGGGACACGAAGTGTATATCGCTTACATGACCAGTGGAAATATAGCCGTGTTTGATCATGATGCATTGCGGCATATCGATTTCGTCTGTGAATTTCACAAGCTGTTTCATGCAGATGATCGGGTGGTGCTGGAGAATCTACAGAACCTGAAGACAAGTATTGAAAACAAAAAAGCCGGAGACCTGGACACGGAGGAGATGCTCGGAATCAAAGGTTTGATCCGAAAAACAGAGGCGACTGCCGGTGCGGATGTCGCGGGGGTACCGGAGGAACGTCTGCGGTTTCTGGATTTGCCTTTCTACCGTACAGGTCAGGTCTCCAAGAAGCCAATCGGTGAAGAAGATATTGCCATCGTGGCAGACCTGCTGAGGGAAGTGAATCCGCATCAGATTTATGTGGCTGGCGATCTTTCCGATCCGCATGGGACTCACCGGGTTTGTGCCGAAGCCGTGATCAATGCGGTGAATGTAGTGGCTGATGAAGGTATTGCTCCGGAGTTCTGGATGTATCGCGGGGCCTGGGAAGAGTACGAACCGCATGAGATTGAACGGGCGGTTCCCTTGAGTCCGGAAGTGGTGCTTCGCAAACGGGAGGCGATTTTCAAGCATGAGTCACAGAAGGACAGTGCCTTCTACCCCGGGAGTGATAAACGGGAATTCTGGGTACGAGCGGAGGATCGAACTCGTAATACAGCCAGAGTTTACAATGAACTGGGATTGCCCGAATATTTTGCCATCGAAGCCTTCAAACACTATCATGGCGAGCTTTGA
- the dgoD gene encoding galactonate dehydratase, producing MKIERIETLVCYARMRNWVFVKVITDQPGLYGWGEATLEWHTRGVAGTIEDLSQLLIGEDPRRVEYLWQMMWRQHFWHGSGVTRSTAIAGIDLALWDILGKVHGVPCHQLWGGPVRDYIRLYCHLGGGNMESFYQTSTDNAAQFADLAQEAVADGFSAFKSMAVPPTMPIEGLKPIKAAEDCVAAMRDAVGDDVDIMVDCHARPSPAMGLQFAKALDPYGLYFFEEPCWPESMDSLATINAAVTTPIATGERLTHLAAFRDLFEKRGCEICQLDLTHCGGFTEARRIAALADAYRISLAPHNPQGPVSTAASLEFGFSQPSYIICESVHDDVPWRQDVVEEGFVIDPKTRTVKPNQKPGLGISINEAEVKKHPFQQETVQRVFYQDGAVGDW from the coding sequence ATGAAAATAGAACGCATCGAAACTCTGGTGTGTTATGCCCGGATGCGAAACTGGGTGTTTGTCAAAGTAATCACCGATCAGCCGGGCCTGTATGGCTGGGGAGAAGCGACGCTGGAGTGGCATACGCGTGGCGTCGCGGGGACGATTGAAGATCTGTCCCAGTTGTTGATTGGCGAAGATCCGCGGCGGGTGGAATATCTGTGGCAGATGATGTGGCGTCAGCATTTCTGGCATGGGAGTGGCGTGACGCGATCGACGGCGATTGCGGGAATAGACCTGGCGCTGTGGGACATTCTGGGGAAAGTTCATGGTGTGCCCTGCCATCAGTTGTGGGGCGGACCGGTTCGCGATTACATCCGGCTGTATTGTCACCTGGGTGGCGGGAACATGGAATCGTTCTACCAGACTTCGACCGATAATGCGGCGCAGTTTGCAGATCTGGCGCAGGAAGCGGTCGCCGATGGGTTTTCGGCGTTCAAATCGATGGCGGTTCCGCCGACGATGCCGATCGAGGGATTGAAACCGATCAAGGCAGCCGAAGACTGTGTTGCAGCGATGCGGGATGCGGTGGGTGATGACGTGGATATCATGGTGGACTGTCATGCCCGCCCTTCACCGGCGATGGGGCTGCAGTTCGCGAAGGCGCTGGATCCTTACGGTCTGTATTTCTTCGAAGAGCCCTGCTGGCCGGAATCGATGGACAGCCTGGCGACGATCAATGCCGCGGTGACGACGCCGATTGCAACGGGCGAACGGTTAACGCATCTGGCGGCGTTTCGCGATCTGTTTGAGAAACGGGGTTGTGAAATCTGTCAGCTGGACCTGACACATTGCGGCGGTTTCACGGAAGCACGCCGGATCGCTGCGCTGGCGGACGCGTACCGGATTTCGCTGGCGCCGCATAATCCACAGGGGCCTGTGAGTACGGCGGCTTCGCTGGAATTCGGGTTCTCGCAGCCAAGCTATATCATTTGTGAATCGGTGCACGACGATGTACCCTGGAGACAGGATGTGGTGGAAGAAGGTTTTGTAATCGATCCCAAAACGCGGACGGTCAAGCCGAACCAGAAGCCGGGACTGGGGATTTCGATTAACGAAGCGGAAGTGAAGAAGCATCCGTTTCAGCAGGAAACCGTGCAGCGCGTCTTCTACCAGGATGGCGCCGTCGGGGACTGGTAA
- a CDS encoding PIG-L deacetylase family protein → MANQAESLRILAIHAHPDDIEIQCAGTLARLKNLGCHITIATMTAGDCGSAEMGPVEIANVRRAEAKKAADMLGADYMCLEFRDLSIVIDQDSRQRVTEAVRKARPDIVITAPPVDYMSDHEMTSRLVRDACFGASAPNYTTHQFQPAPPTEKIPHLYYVDPIEGCDYFGNPIEPQFIIDISETFDLKINMLACHESQRAWLRKQHGLDEYLDGTERWSAARGEKIGAAYGEAFVQHCGHPYPSSNLLLQLLEK, encoded by the coding sequence ATGGCAAATCAGGCAGAATCTCTACGAATTCTCGCGATTCACGCCCATCCTGACGATATTGAAATCCAGTGCGCGGGCACTTTAGCCCGGCTGAAAAATCTGGGATGCCACATCACCATTGCCACGATGACCGCTGGCGACTGTGGCAGTGCGGAAATGGGACCGGTGGAAATCGCCAATGTCCGCCGCGCCGAAGCCAAAAAAGCGGCAGATATGCTGGGAGCCGATTACATGTGCCTCGAATTCCGCGATCTGTCTATCGTAATCGATCAGGATTCCCGTCAACGGGTTACCGAAGCCGTTCGTAAAGCCCGCCCGGATATCGTCATCACTGCACCTCCGGTTGACTATATGAGTGATCACGAAATGACCAGCCGCCTCGTCCGGGATGCCTGTTTTGGCGCTTCTGCTCCCAACTACACCACCCATCAGTTTCAGCCCGCTCCTCCCACGGAGAAAATTCCGCACCTGTACTATGTTGATCCCATTGAAGGCTGTGATTACTTCGGGAACCCGATCGAACCACAGTTCATCATCGATATCTCAGAAACGTTCGATCTGAAAATCAACATGCTGGCCTGCCATGAAAGCCAGCGGGCCTGGCTTCGCAAACAGCATGGCCTGGATGAATATCTAGACGGAACCGAACGCTGGTCAGCAGCCCGCGGGGAAAAAATTGGCGCCGCCTACGGAGAAGCCTTCGTCCAACATTGCGGACACCCGTACCCTTCCAGTAACCTGTTACTGCAACTGCTTGAAAAGTAA
- a CDS encoding MFS transporter, with protein sequence MTDQDEPKLISEETPTRARFKVLTLLCLVAAVAYISRNAISVPAKLIQEELDISQTQMGWVMSAFFWSYALSQIPSGWVAHVWGTRRSLTAFAVLWSIATALTGMVTGFGMLIGVRLIFGISQAGIFPCCASTISRWLPHARRGLASGLLGSFMSIGSAFGAFSIGLLLAGFQIGGNQIPGMSWRTIMYLCAVPGVVWAIVFYYWFRDRPEKHRGVNAAELELIRGDEALTPAEQTKGQEKEEHVEPTPWDQILTSFSMWMICGQQFFRAAGNIFYMTWFPVYLQEARGISLASSGLLTSLPLLTFVVGNFLGGVVVDWVLKRTGSRRWSRQGVAIVAMLGCGLCTLCAYFVQEMTLAMTLISVSMFFAGLGGACGYTVTIDKGGQHVAPIFGMMNMTGNLGAALLPVIVGVMFDAGWYETVLILMAGIYVSAAVCWMLLNPNGTVFEEKRSR encoded by the coding sequence GTGACTGATCAGGACGAGCCGAAACTCATTTCCGAAGAAACACCCACGCGAGCACGTTTCAAGGTGCTGACACTATTGTGTCTGGTGGCAGCGGTGGCTTATATCAGTCGCAATGCGATTTCTGTGCCTGCGAAACTGATCCAGGAAGAGCTGGATATCAGCCAGACACAGATGGGCTGGGTGATGAGTGCCTTTTTCTGGAGCTATGCCCTGTCACAGATACCGAGCGGCTGGGTCGCGCATGTCTGGGGGACGCGACGGTCGCTGACCGCGTTTGCTGTTCTGTGGTCAATTGCAACCGCATTGACGGGAATGGTGACCGGGTTCGGGATGCTGATTGGCGTGCGTCTGATTTTTGGGATTTCGCAGGCGGGAATCTTTCCCTGTTGTGCGAGTACGATTTCGAGGTGGCTACCACATGCACGGCGGGGGCTCGCCAGTGGTCTGCTGGGAAGTTTCATGTCGATCGGCAGTGCCTTCGGAGCGTTCAGCATTGGTTTGCTGCTTGCGGGATTTCAGATTGGTGGCAACCAGATTCCGGGAATGAGCTGGCGAACGATCATGTATCTCTGCGCGGTGCCGGGAGTTGTGTGGGCGATAGTATTTTATTACTGGTTCCGCGACCGACCTGAAAAGCATCGTGGTGTGAATGCGGCAGAGCTGGAGCTCATTCGGGGTGACGAAGCCTTAACGCCAGCGGAACAGACAAAGGGCCAGGAAAAGGAAGAACATGTCGAGCCGACGCCCTGGGATCAGATCCTGACAAGTTTCTCGATGTGGATGATTTGCGGCCAGCAGTTCTTTCGGGCTGCGGGGAATATTTTTTACATGACCTGGTTTCCGGTTTATTTACAGGAGGCGCGGGGTATCAGCCTGGCCTCTTCCGGGCTCTTGACGAGTCTCCCTTTGCTGACGTTTGTCGTAGGGAATTTTCTGGGGGGCGTCGTGGTAGACTGGGTGCTGAAGCGCACTGGAAGCCGTCGCTGGAGCCGGCAGGGAGTCGCGATTGTCGCGATGCTGGGCTGTGGACTCTGTACGCTATGCGCCTACTTCGTGCAGGAAATGACGCTGGCGATGACACTGATTTCAGTCAGTATGTTTTTTGCCGGACTGGGTGGAGCCTGCGGTTACACGGTGACAATTGACAAAGGAGGTCAGCATGTGGCACCGATATTCGGGATGATGAATATGACGGGAAACCTGGGAGCCGCTTTGCTGCCGGTGATAGTCGGTGTGATGTTCGATGCAGGCTGGTATGAAACGGTGCTGATTCTGATGGCGGGGATTTATGTGAGTGCTGCGGTCTGCTGGATGCTGCTCAATCCGAATGGGACCGTGTTTGAAGAAAAACGCTCCCGGTAG
- a CDS encoding dihydrodipicolinate synthase family protein, translated as MATLIQGVLPVLHTPLCEDETIDGDAFAREIDWCFERGADGVCGAMVSEVLRLTYEERLNLTQFMVELTAGRGTVIASVGAESTRQAVAFARQAEDTGCAAVMAIPPVTTALPDGALWDYFTTLAKQCSLPLVVQDASSYVGRAISIEFYKRLLDEFGPEKILFKPEASPIGPNLSALRDATGGQARIFDGSGGILLVDAYRRGISGTMPGVDLLDGIMALWKALQAGDDAAVYRIYFPICAIVALQLQAGLDGFLAIEKYLLVKRGIFGSDRRCEPNAWSLDEETRVEVDRLYELLMESLDE; from the coding sequence ATGGCGACATTGATTCAGGGTGTGTTACCGGTTCTGCATACGCCTCTTTGTGAGGACGAGACGATTGACGGGGACGCGTTCGCGCGGGAAATTGACTGGTGTTTCGAACGGGGCGCGGATGGCGTGTGCGGCGCGATGGTTTCAGAAGTGCTGCGACTGACCTATGAGGAACGACTGAATCTCACGCAGTTCATGGTGGAACTGACGGCGGGGCGTGGGACGGTGATTGCCAGTGTGGGAGCAGAGAGTACGCGGCAGGCGGTTGCCTTCGCGCGTCAGGCTGAGGATACTGGTTGTGCAGCAGTGATGGCGATTCCCCCGGTGACGACTGCCCTGCCCGACGGGGCGCTGTGGGATTATTTTACGACGCTGGCAAAACAATGCAGTCTGCCGCTGGTGGTGCAGGATGCTTCGTCTTACGTCGGTCGGGCGATTTCGATCGAGTTTTATAAACGACTGCTGGATGAGTTCGGTCCCGAAAAGATTCTGTTCAAACCGGAAGCTTCGCCGATCGGCCCCAATCTGTCTGCGCTGCGGGATGCGACGGGGGGACAGGCCCGGATCTTTGATGGATCGGGGGGCATTCTGCTCGTGGATGCTTATCGGCGTGGGATCAGTGGTACGATGCCGGGCGTGGATCTGCTGGATGGGATCATGGCTTTGTGGAAGGCGCTGCAGGCGGGCGATGATGCGGCCGTCTATCGGATCTATTTTCCGATCTGTGCGATTGTGGCGCTGCAGTTACAGGCGGGGCTGGACGGTTTTCTGGCGATTGAAAAATATCTGCTGGTCAAGCGGGGGATTTTCGGTTCGGATCGTCGCTGTGAACCCAACGCGTGGAGTCTGGATGAAGAGACTCGAGTGGAAGTGGACCGCTTGTATGAACTGTTGATGGAATCATTAGACGAATAA